In Bacteroidales bacterium, the following are encoded in one genomic region:
- a CDS encoding Crp/Fnr family transcriptional regulator, with product MTNDAHVIDRMQVFKDLTEDQKQTLKDNSTISTYKKNEIIYKEGDKPTGLIFLAKGKVKIYKEGIGGREQIVRMARPNGFIGFRALFARQNYLGTAESIEECEIWTIEKKTLFDIIMNNGKFALNIIGFLASELGFSNTRTVTLTQKHIRGRLAESLIFLKDTYGYEEDQATLKVYLSREDLANLSNMTTSNAIRTLSAFAQEEVIALDGRKIKILDLDSLERISELG from the coding sequence ATGACCAACGACGCCCATGTAATAGATAGGATGCAGGTATTCAAAGACTTAACAGAAGATCAAAAACAAACACTCAAAGATAACAGCACCATCTCCACTTATAAAAAGAACGAGATCATTTATAAAGAGGGAGATAAGCCCACCGGCCTGATTTTTCTTGCCAAAGGCAAGGTAAAGATCTACAAGGAAGGCATCGGCGGCAGAGAGCAGATTGTGCGCATGGCTCGTCCTAACGGTTTTATTGGTTTCCGGGCCCTTTTTGCCAGGCAGAATTATCTGGGTACTGCTGAATCCATTGAGGAATGTGAAATATGGACCATCGAGAAGAAGACCCTGTTCGATATCATCATGAACAACGGCAAGTTTGCCTTGAACATCATTGGATTTCTGGCTTCCGAGCTGGGATTTTCCAATACCCGTACCGTTACCCTCACTCAGAAGCATATAAGGGGCCGTCTGGCGGAATCGCTGATCTTTTTAAAGGACACATACGGATACGAGGAAGATCAGGCTACATTAAAGGTTTACCTTTCCCGGGAAGACCTGGCCAACCTCTCCAACATGACCACCTCCAATGCTATACGAACCCTCTCGGCTTTTGCCCAGGAAGAGGTAATCGCGCTGGATGGAAGAAAGATCAAGATCCTGGATCTGGATTCTCTGGAGCGTATCAGTGAACTGGGTTGA